A single region of the Opitutaceae bacterium genome encodes:
- the traD gene encoding conjugative transfer system coupling protein TraD (Members of this protein family are the putative conjugative coupling factor, TraD, as the term is used for the SXT and TOL plasmid systems.), whose translation MLRKYEMVWRRNYEAYAVAAWVVAIALMTLIWVTLALPTSAYMTLSAMASAFLVMNLARAWRLWGITSNLSGKGISFLTDKELLGKLKRGKGAVWVGRGFDWQAVHSQRLYELKRANPEVMYPPAIYMWAKQLLTGEQVAALSQDYVGAPWIHGVEPDERDMYVPLQNFVGNTLILGTTRCGKTRMIEIIVEQAIMMGHTVIMLDPKGDQALEASIKAACKAAGRENDFMRIHLAFPRSSIRIDLLKNYTNPSDLASRISSLMPGGDKSSSFRDFAWGVLNAIILGMLYVGEKPTLVRIRGYVENGIVGLLLRSLLIFMDSNLASGWEEDVLRYAKTLKQPRGRQGEESEVNVRASVGLLVAYYSEVLRQRGHRQECIEALSTIYHHDSAHYGKMIANLLPILAMLTTGELGPLLSPDAGDITDSRTITDNQSLIRSKAVLYFGLDSLANQAISSAVGSMYLSDMTSVAAAIYNYEPDRGEREKIFLVVDESSEVVNDPYITMLNKSAGAGVVNIAAAQTVPDFASRFESMDKARQMLGNFNNMVAMRLKDKVTQEYAVETFGETIIQSKQRTHTSSTGTKTNITHFTGSIQEKVNEKLEAVIPPDTFGKMPNWQYVGSFSGGRIIKGRLPIIKHAA comes from the coding sequence ATGTTACGCAAATACGAAATGGTATGGCGGCGCAACTACGAAGCCTATGCGGTTGCAGCATGGGTGGTTGCCATTGCATTGATGACGCTCATCTGGGTAACCCTGGCGCTGCCTACGTCGGCATATATGACGCTTAGCGCCATGGCTAGCGCCTTTCTGGTTATGAATCTGGCGCGCGCCTGGCGGCTCTGGGGGATTACCAGCAATCTAAGCGGCAAAGGCATCAGTTTTCTGACGGACAAGGAACTGCTGGGTAAGTTAAAGCGGGGGAAGGGGGCGGTTTGGGTTGGCCGCGGATTTGACTGGCAAGCAGTTCATTCTCAAAGGCTCTACGAACTGAAACGCGCGAATCCGGAAGTCATGTATCCGCCAGCCATTTACATGTGGGCAAAGCAATTGCTGACAGGTGAGCAAGTGGCGGCATTGTCGCAGGATTATGTCGGCGCGCCATGGATACACGGCGTCGAGCCCGATGAGCGCGATATGTATGTGCCGCTGCAAAACTTCGTCGGCAATACCCTGATCCTTGGGACCACGCGATGCGGCAAGACCAGGATGATCGAAATAATTGTCGAGCAAGCCATCATGATGGGGCACACGGTCATCATGCTGGATCCAAAGGGAGACCAGGCGCTTGAAGCATCGATCAAGGCCGCGTGCAAGGCGGCCGGGCGCGAGAACGATTTTATGCGGATTCATCTGGCCTTCCCGCGCTCGAGTATTCGCATCGATCTTCTAAAGAACTACACCAACCCGTCCGACCTGGCTTCACGCATATCGTCGCTCATGCCGGGAGGAGACAAGAGCTCGTCATTCCGGGATTTCGCTTGGGGGGTGCTCAACGCAATCATTCTTGGCATGCTCTACGTCGGGGAGAAACCAACGCTGGTACGCATCCGTGGTTATGTCGAGAACGGTATTGTTGGGCTACTGCTGCGCAGCCTGCTTATATTCATGGACTCCAACCTGGCCAGTGGATGGGAGGAGGACGTTCTGCGTTACGCCAAAACGCTCAAACAGCCGCGCGGCAGGCAAGGGGAGGAATCGGAAGTCAATGTTCGCGCGTCCGTAGGACTGTTGGTCGCATATTATTCAGAGGTGCTGCGCCAGCGCGGTCATCGCCAAGAGTGCATCGAGGCGCTGAGCACAATCTATCATCACGATAGCGCGCACTACGGAAAAATGATCGCCAACCTCCTGCCAATCCTTGCCATGCTGACAACTGGGGAATTGGGGCCGCTGCTATCCCCAGACGCGGGAGACATTACGGACTCTCGCACCATTACCGACAATCAATCACTTATCCGGTCTAAGGCGGTCCTGTACTTCGGCCTCGATTCACTTGCGAACCAGGCAATTTCTTCGGCGGTCGGGTCGATGTATCTGTCCGACATGACATCGGTGGCTGCGGCAATCTACAACTACGAGCCAGACAGGGGAGAAAGAGAAAAAATATTCCTTGTCGTCGATGAATCGAGCGAAGTAGTCAACGATCCTTACATAACGATGTTAAACAAAAGCGCGGGTGCCGGAGTAGTGAATATCGCGGCAGCACAGACGGTTCCGGATTTCGCTTCAAGATTCGAGTCGATGGATAAGGCCCGCCAGATGCTCGGTAACTTCAACAACATGGTAGCCATGCGGCTCAAGGATAAAGTCACCCAGGAATATGCCGTGGAGACTTTCGGCGAAACGATAATTCAATCCAAGCAGCGTACACACACAAGTTCAACAGGAACGAAGACAAATATTACGCATTTCACGGGGAGCATCCAGGAAAAGGTAAACGAGAAGCTCGAGGCAGTTATTCCGCCGGACACGTTCGGTAAGATGCCGAACTGGCAGTACGTGGGATCGTTTAGCGGCGGGCGCATCATCAAAGGACGGCTGCCCATTATCAAGCACGCCGCCTGA
- a CDS encoding DUF4400 domain-containing protein has protein sequence MSLVTHTVAGILFALAVLLLSPIIASGESYRQALNSEIEESVRLMGYEHSRNAVDDLKKRYELIARITHLERVVDAIDKGISKLPHRNGKLLGVFELQEGAFARATGGPVYSVYMMCWRLGNYLLWGGYVLPLLLALAFDGLMKRKILALNEHYWSPSHYNIVWHIIITVLTLAIASVGVAVALPSATYPALLVGVGLLLRSLITHLQVSA, from the coding sequence ATGAGCTTAGTTACCCATACTGTTGCAGGCATCCTATTCGCATTGGCGGTACTGCTGCTCAGCCCGATCATAGCTTCTGGCGAAAGTTATCGGCAGGCACTAAATAGCGAGATCGAGGAATCTGTGCGCCTTATGGGGTATGAGCACAGTCGTAATGCGGTCGATGATCTGAAAAAGCGCTACGAATTGATTGCCCGCATAACGCATCTTGAGCGTGTGGTTGATGCGATAGATAAGGGGATATCAAAACTGCCGCACCGCAACGGCAAGCTCCTTGGGGTGTTCGAACTGCAGGAAGGCGCATTTGCTAGAGCCACCGGCGGGCCGGTTTATTCCGTTTACATGATGTGCTGGCGCCTTGGTAACTATCTACTATGGGGCGGTTATGTTTTACCACTATTACTTGCGCTTGCGTTCGATGGACTAATGAAACGCAAAATACTGGCGCTCAATGAGCATTACTGGAGCCCCAGCCATTACAACATTGTTTGGCACATCATCATCACCGTACTCACTTTGGCAATAGCCTCTGTCGGAGTCGCTGTAGCCCTGCCGTCGGCTACATACCCAGCTTTGCTGGTCGGCGTAGGACTGCTGCTGCGCTCACTTATAACGCACCTACAGGTGTCCGCTTGA
- a CDS encoding DsbC family protein: protein MRVLFFLTSVIWVSIAYAGETESVIKKLKALYPATQFDHVKETPIAGMFEVKMGENIAYVTRNGRYFFIGALYDMQDQVDLTAQAVSGRQASAQTAARTTGKRNSDIASLPVDKDAIVRVQGTGARTIVLFSDTECPYCRQLERTLASIQNVTIHTFPVAMFGPPENGVSIWCSADRAKAWNALMLDGEAPRKNACPNPLQRNTRLAGSLGVRGTPVMFNSNGEMLAGAQTKETIEAWLDF, encoded by the coding sequence TTGCGCGTTCTGTTTTTTCTTACTTCCGTAATATGGGTATCCATCGCCTATGCCGGCGAGACGGAATCCGTAATAAAAAAACTCAAGGCCCTCTATCCAGCCACGCAGTTCGATCACGTCAAAGAAACACCGATCGCCGGCATGTTCGAGGTCAAGATGGGGGAGAACATCGCTTACGTTACCAGGAATGGTAGATATTTTTTCATTGGGGCGCTCTACGATATGCAGGACCAGGTCGATTTAACCGCGCAGGCTGTCAGCGGAAGACAAGCCTCGGCCCAGACGGCGGCGCGGACAACCGGTAAGCGCAACTCGGATATCGCTTCATTACCAGTGGATAAGGATGCAATCGTTCGTGTGCAAGGCACAGGCGCGCGCACAATCGTGCTGTTCTCCGATACGGAATGCCCGTATTGCAGACAACTCGAGCGAACCCTGGCATCTATTCAGAATGTCACGATACACACGTTTCCGGTGGCGATGTTCGGGCCGCCTGAAAACGGCGTGAGCATCTGGTGTTCGGCGGACAGGGCAAAGGCATGGAACGCGCTTATGCTCGACGGCGAGGCGCCGAGAAAAAACGCATGCCCCAATCCGCTGCAAAGGAATACCCGGCTTGCCGGCTCTCTGGGCGTCAGGGGCACGCCGGTCATGTTCAATTCAAACGGGGAAATGCTGGCCGGAGCCCAGACGAAAGAGACTATAGAGGCATGGCTCGACTTCTGA
- the traW gene encoding type-F conjugative transfer system protein TraW, producing MARLLILLSVALTMPAAAQNLGAHGQTYPVQEPDMIEMIERKAKAFVDSGRYEKWKNESIERAGGTFLSPPASIVTKATTRRDRSFDPTYVVPEDITGATGQVLVGAGTRFNPLDYQPPIQPLLFFDSRDPAQVAWAERIIEAEGGKAVLTAGEWTELSRRWGKRVFFDMGGWITRRFGIEAVPAVIRQTGRLLTITEEPPLAEGGQQ from the coding sequence ATGGCTCGACTTCTGATTCTTCTGTCTGTTGCGCTGACAATGCCTGCGGCTGCTCAGAATCTCGGAGCGCATGGGCAGACATACCCCGTGCAAGAACCCGACATGATCGAGATGATCGAGCGCAAGGCAAAAGCGTTCGTTGATAGCGGGCGCTATGAAAAATGGAAAAACGAGTCGATAGAGCGGGCAGGGGGCACATTTCTTTCGCCGCCTGCATCCATCGTTACGAAGGCAACGACTCGGCGGGATCGCTCATTCGACCCGACTTACGTCGTGCCCGAGGACATCACGGGCGCAACCGGACAAGTGCTTGTTGGCGCGGGGACACGATTCAATCCGCTCGATTACCAGCCACCCATCCAGCCGCTTCTATTTTTCGATTCGCGTGACCCCGCGCAAGTTGCATGGGCGGAGCGCATCATCGAGGCAGAAGGCGGCAAAGCGGTTCTTACTGCCGGAGAATGGACGGAGTTGAGTCGTCGCTGGGGGAAGCGTGTGTTCTTCGATATGGGGGGGTGGATCACGCGGCGCTTTGGCATCGAAGCCGTGCCTGCTGTCATTCGGCAAACCGGCCGCCTTCTGACAATCACCGAAGAACCGCCGTTGGCAGAAGGAGGGCAGCAATGA
- a CDS encoding TraU family protein, protein MKALLFAIVAFACLAADTASATCSGRFPNPITDICWRCMFPLRLGNTIIWGRGQHDNDSSKDSKFVCACGMSWVGISTGYWEPSHLIDVSADPYCTPSLGGKVLSDFGLPADAEGTNSPQRGVTGHSYTSLHYITYRFPVLELLQVLSDNPCVDRSPFDILDFSAVNPGWVDEQIGALLNPDAFLYGTIEALMTGVPVGVCSTTETEDEACLALRRLAHWSVGFNGMTYPLSGTSAGRDSTIAVTMNIAKRAFTVQHRTMRVWGTSGKKGLCGYYPQPFLDDTDYKLSMLYPLPQATPTLNGKCCQTFGGSTLAWGAGRTWPVKGEDFSYLVFKKRDCCLAGGKLAK, encoded by the coding sequence ATGAAAGCGCTGCTTTTCGCAATTGTTGCGTTTGCTTGTCTTGCGGCAGATACGGCCAGCGCAACTTGTTCCGGGAGATTCCCAAACCCGATCACCGATATTTGCTGGCGTTGCATGTTTCCGCTTCGTTTGGGCAACACAATCATCTGGGGCCGCGGGCAACACGATAACGATTCATCGAAGGATAGTAAGTTTGTCTGCGCATGCGGGATGAGCTGGGTGGGAATCAGCACGGGGTATTGGGAACCATCCCATCTGATAGACGTGTCAGCCGATCCGTATTGCACTCCGTCGCTAGGGGGCAAGGTTCTCTCCGATTTCGGTCTGCCGGCGGACGCCGAGGGGACCAACTCACCGCAAAGGGGGGTTACCGGGCACAGCTACACCTCATTGCACTACATCACTTACCGTTTCCCGGTGCTGGAACTCCTTCAAGTTCTTTCAGACAACCCTTGCGTTGATAGGTCGCCCTTCGACATCCTTGACTTCAGCGCAGTAAACCCAGGCTGGGTTGATGAGCAGATAGGAGCGCTCCTGAACCCAGACGCGTTCCTGTACGGGACGATCGAAGCACTTATGACAGGTGTTCCCGTGGGGGTCTGCTCCACAACGGAAACTGAGGATGAAGCATGCCTGGCGCTAAGGCGCCTCGCGCATTGGAGCGTTGGGTTCAACGGCATGACTTATCCATTGAGCGGCACAAGCGCCGGGCGGGACAGCACGATAGCTGTAACGATGAATATCGCCAAGCGCGCATTTACTGTTCAACATCGGACAATGCGCGTCTGGGGGACTTCCGGGAAGAAGGGGTTGTGCGGCTATTACCCGCAACCTTTTCTGGATGATACAGATTACAAACTGTCAATGCTTTATCCGCTTCCGCAAGCGACGCCGACATTGAATGGAAAATGCTGCCAGACATTCGGGGGGTCCACGCTGGCATGGGGCGCTGGCAGGACATGGCCAGTCAAAGGGGAAGATTTTTCCTACCTGGTGTTCAAAAAACGAGATTGCTGTCTTGCGGGAGGGAAGCTTGCCAAGTAA
- the trbC gene encoding type-F conjugative transfer system pilin assembly protein TrbC, which produces MLAVCILMMAASQSFASDSINLDLEAIRRANPVPTDTAVAEELRRLQPIIDKASAASPAKGREVPRVQAPPQAMPAKPARGTDVWSPKWLAEQNQVTPQIDIKKMLSGARVAAEGAVSSAQNDGELYVFLSLSIPDKKLRQLIELAADWGVTAVFRGPMDEEDMMGTRMAQRIQRLNPANVGDIQINPPLFQRFSVSQVPSYVLELVSERNKAMDNGCAPEGVYARVDGDVTPEYALRRIGIKGAAHLARAARRILEAK; this is translated from the coding sequence ATGCTGGCCGTGTGCATTTTAATGATGGCGGCCTCGCAATCCTTTGCCTCCGATTCGATCAATCTCGATCTTGAAGCTATCAGGCGAGCAAATCCTGTGCCGACAGATACCGCGGTGGCAGAAGAATTACGGCGCCTTCAACCCATTATCGATAAGGCCTCTGCCGCATCCCCGGCCAAGGGCAGGGAAGTACCCAGGGTACAGGCCCCCCCCCAAGCAATGCCAGCTAAACCGGCCCGAGGCACAGATGTATGGTCGCCGAAATGGCTCGCCGAACAAAACCAGGTCACGCCACAAATCGATATTAAGAAAATGCTCTCAGGAGCAAGAGTGGCCGCTGAAGGGGCGGTGAGCAGCGCGCAGAATGATGGCGAACTCTACGTATTTTTATCTCTATCCATTCCGGACAAAAAACTCAGGCAATTGATCGAGCTTGCGGCTGATTGGGGGGTAACGGCCGTATTCCGTGGGCCGATGGATGAAGAAGACATGATGGGGACGCGGATGGCGCAAAGGATCCAAAGGCTAAATCCTGCCAATGTGGGAGATATACAAATCAACCCGCCTTTGTTTCAACGCTTCTCGGTAAGCCAGGTTCCATCATATGTCCTTGAGCTTGTCTCTGAAAGGAACAAAGCGATGGATAACGGATGCGCACCGGAAGGCGTTTACGCGCGCGTCGATGGCGACGTAACGCCAGAGTACGCTTTGCGGAGAATTGGCATAAAGGGGGCCGCTCATCTAGCAAGGGCAGCCAGGCGCATTCTGGAAGCCAAGTGA
- a CDS encoding sel1 repeat family protein, with protein sequence MRATYRTHRQKALLRIVITRRLFLACVIVAGLVAPASANDETGIADWIRSGAEEFLKDMGVKTHSLRDEAVKVKEWQETLVAGANPEALAEMQRLAQRGHSGAINFIGWLLDNGMGGVPRDSAKAAIYFKRAGERGEDNGAYNLALLKVHGRGVKRAQQEAIDVFVRLDRKGHELASFQLGRHAEIQGKHADAARFFAKASLGRRHPYAIFKSGFYTFTGSGAGMGSRDRKSGLMMIERAAGLWSHEAMAALVEIHAKGIFVQSNPVEAAKWLVLLQQNPYLKDRASLPMLRGSFSITTEQFKQAERNASIWRAHHPVEAAGEPMNYDRTVYR encoded by the coding sequence GTGAGAGCAACATACCGCACCCATCGTCAAAAGGCGCTGCTGCGCATCGTCATCACCCGTCGGCTGTTTCTGGCTTGCGTGATCGTCGCCGGATTGGTCGCGCCGGCGTCTGCAAACGATGAGACAGGCATCGCGGACTGGATACGCAGCGGTGCGGAGGAGTTTCTCAAGGACATGGGGGTCAAAACACATTCCTTGCGCGACGAGGCAGTCAAGGTCAAAGAATGGCAGGAAACACTTGTGGCGGGGGCCAACCCAGAGGCGCTGGCTGAAATGCAAAGGTTGGCTCAAAGGGGACATTCGGGGGCAATAAACTTCATCGGCTGGCTGCTTGATAACGGAATGGGAGGGGTTCCGCGTGATTCAGCCAAAGCTGCGATTTATTTCAAACGAGCAGGCGAGCGGGGTGAAGACAATGGGGCCTATAACCTGGCGTTGCTAAAGGTGCATGGGCGCGGCGTCAAGAGGGCGCAACAGGAAGCCATCGATGTATTCGTGCGCCTAGACAGGAAGGGACACGAACTCGCGTCGTTCCAGCTTGGCAGACATGCCGAAATACAAGGCAAGCATGCGGATGCAGCTCGATTCTTTGCCAAGGCAAGCCTTGGCAGAAGGCATCCGTATGCGATTTTCAAATCGGGCTTTTATACCTTCACTGGCAGCGGCGCCGGGATGGGATCTCGTGACCGAAAGAGCGGGTTGATGATGATCGAGCGTGCCGCGGGGCTATGGAGCCATGAAGCTATGGCAGCGCTTGTGGAGATCCACGCGAAAGGAATATTTGTTCAAAGCAACCCAGTCGAAGCGGCAAAATGGCTAGTGCTGCTGCAGCAGAACCCCTATCTCAAAGATCGCGCGTCACTCCCAATGCTTCGCGGATCCTTTTCAATCACGACTGAACAATTTAAGCAGGCGGAGCGCAATGCAAGTATTTGGCGTGCGCATCATCCGGTAGAAGCGGCGGGAGAGCCGATGAATTATGACAGGACAGTCTATCGTTGA
- the tnpB gene encoding IS200/IS605 family element transposase accessory protein TnpB, with protein MLVLQSYRYAMHRAKPLEARFRRFAGARRWVWNKALALQFDARSRGEKAPRYVDLANRLPRWKLEHPWLKEIHSQVLQQALKDLDRAWAKRFKDLSAVKRGEMRPMDAAGEPSFRRYGIGDSFRYPQPKPEHVDAANGRVFLPKIGWARYRNSRRPEGQPKQITVSLDAGRWVVSITSEVERQAGALPCAGEVIGADRGVTDTLALSNGHRVAPLNALKRSAYRLKRYQRAVARKIEAQKRAMGLDPKAPFPKGVRPGKSNRQRRAEQRVARCHRHIANQRRDWLHKETTQIANRAAVVVLEDLNIRNMTASAKGCAEAPGRNVRQKAGLNRAILDQGWHALEALLRYKLGWRGGEVIKVSPAYTSQKCSCCGHVDAASRNGKHYLCTACGHAEDADINAAKNILAAGLAVLAGRTAARMDVEDAVQPSRPMKRQPASAKGGAACNP; from the coding sequence ATGCTCGTTTTGCAGTCCTACCGCTACGCAATGCACCGCGCCAAGCCACTTGAAGCGCGGTTCCGGCGCTTCGCCGGCGCGCGTCGCTGGGTGTGGAACAAGGCGCTGGCTTTGCAGTTCGATGCGCGGTCGCGCGGCGAAAAGGCCCCGCGCTATGTCGATCTGGCCAACCGGCTGCCGCGGTGGAAGCTCGAACACCCCTGGCTCAAGGAAATCCACTCCCAGGTGTTGCAGCAGGCCCTGAAGGATCTCGACCGTGCCTGGGCCAAGCGCTTCAAGGATCTGTCCGCCGTCAAGCGCGGCGAGATGCGCCCGATGGACGCCGCAGGCGAACCGTCCTTCCGGCGCTACGGCATCGGGGATTCCTTCCGCTATCCCCAGCCGAAACCGGAGCACGTCGATGCCGCCAACGGCCGCGTCTTCCTGCCGAAAATCGGCTGGGCGCGCTATCGAAACTCCCGGCGGCCCGAGGGGCAGCCCAAGCAAATCACGGTATCGCTCGATGCCGGGCGCTGGGTGGTCTCGATCACCTCGGAGGTCGAGCGGCAGGCGGGAGCCTTACCCTGCGCCGGCGAGGTCATCGGCGCCGACAGGGGCGTCACCGATACGCTGGCACTCTCGAACGGCCACCGTGTTGCCCCGCTCAATGCGCTCAAGCGGTCGGCCTACCGTCTCAAGCGCTATCAACGCGCTGTCGCTCGCAAGATCGAGGCGCAGAAGCGGGCGATGGGCCTGGACCCCAAGGCACCCTTCCCGAAGGGCGTGCGGCCGGGGAAGTCGAACCGGCAGCGGCGCGCCGAGCAGCGCGTGGCGCGCTGCCATCGCCACATCGCCAATCAGCGCCGGGACTGGCTGCACAAGGAGACGACGCAAATCGCGAACCGCGCCGCAGTCGTGGTGCTCGAAGACCTGAACATCCGCAACATGACGGCCAGCGCCAAGGGATGCGCCGAGGCGCCAGGCCGGAACGTCCGGCAGAAGGCCGGGCTCAACCGCGCAATCCTCGATCAAGGGTGGCATGCCCTGGAAGCCCTGCTGCGCTACAAGCTCGGCTGGCGCGGGGGCGAGGTGATCAAGGTCAGCCCGGCCTACACCAGTCAGAAATGTTCCTGCTGCGGGCATGTCGATGCCGCCAGCCGGAACGGAAAACACTACCTCTGCACGGCCTGCGGCCATGCGGAGGACGCCGACATCAACGCGGCGAAGAACATTCTTGCGGCGGGACTCGCCGTGCTCGCCGGCCGGACGGCCGCGCGAATGGACGTGGAGGATGCGGTGCAGCCAAGCCGGCCGATGAAGCGTCAACCTGCCAGCGCCAAGGGGGGTGCGGCATGCAATCCCTGA
- a CDS encoding TcpQ domain-containing protein, which yields MVLIAVLFQAASALADFRIAEGGSDITAGPKRNTTNVLGEIGSRPSHIQAQSFPGVEIPIGEALKRITPSGWRGYSKGARLDGVVGWDRTAEWPDALAKVLEDSGNRAVIDWEKQTITVYQDVRKTAAAPKKPAQPQPGTLVPTVSGKWTLRAGREIDRELEGWAKKSGWQLNWQMQKTWKVAADAEFTGDFVTAITKVVELLYSEGRPIRMKLWEGNRVADIYSSDVR from the coding sequence ATGGTCCTCATCGCTGTCCTTTTTCAAGCTGCCTCGGCGTTGGCGGATTTCAGAATTGCCGAGGGGGGTAGCGACATCACGGCCGGGCCCAAGCGGAACACCACGAATGTGCTTGGCGAAATCGGGAGTAGACCATCCCATATCCAAGCGCAGAGCTTCCCCGGGGTCGAGATCCCAATCGGCGAAGCTCTCAAGCGCATTACGCCATCTGGCTGGCGGGGGTACTCGAAAGGGGCGCGGCTTGATGGAGTAGTCGGCTGGGATAGGACTGCCGAGTGGCCAGATGCCCTGGCGAAGGTTCTCGAAGACAGCGGCAACAGGGCTGTTATCGATTGGGAAAAGCAAACTATCACTGTCTATCAGGACGTTCGCAAGACGGCAGCAGCTCCAAAAAAACCGGCCCAGCCTCAACCAGGCACATTAGTTCCGACAGTATCCGGCAAATGGACCTTGCGCGCCGGGCGTGAGATAGACAGGGAGCTGGAGGGGTGGGCCAAGAAAAGCGGCTGGCAGCTGAACTGGCAAATGCAGAAGACATGGAAGGTTGCGGCCGACGCGGAATTCACGGGTGATTTTGTGACTGCGATCACGAAGGTTGTAGAGCTCCTGTATTCCGAAGGCAGGCCCATCCGGATGAAATTATGGGAGGGTAATCGCGTCGCTGACATCTACTCGTCGGACGTGAGATAA
- the pilO2 gene encoding type 4b pilus protein PilO2: MLIKVAKHTIILGGDWLLPADKAEAKKQLVEHKDCHFVDKRIGGDRVLGFFRPPKGASGKLHSGVLACSMAYTNAMIAQRLSDEAVWVAAIRDGIPLSQHDIVCTEGGAQQMITDILSFNPGASIIGNWPGAVKSLEEALTDLTPKQWAESRVNPPRARAVIRKVFLALIIAAVAVAGVISYTSYQMLMKNRTLEQSRQSLMQSKEEKEKEQARLESAWLVDIGKSIERQREDFRKGVRPSDAMSALRTIVAQSALPRNGWSASKIECEVGAQSCTINWVPWARAEGSGGSPAYAAHLPEAPADIAQLTKGTVLTSAAIDLQPSLLSLASKEDALRVASFQSRFGSERGSVQFMQQNTEVKATLPSPPPGLEKATNAPSPPVLGYITEWQGTFPLHTASAAANYLSQSGVRVKKVMIMMSDNDATVSMTGQVLLSLAKQGD, encoded by the coding sequence ATGCTCATAAAGGTCGCTAAGCACACAATCATACTTGGAGGCGATTGGCTGCTTCCTGCCGATAAGGCGGAAGCAAAAAAACAGCTGGTCGAACACAAGGATTGCCATTTCGTTGACAAACGGATTGGCGGCGATCGCGTGCTCGGATTTTTCCGTCCTCCAAAGGGCGCATCCGGCAAACTGCACTCAGGCGTTTTGGCTTGCTCTATGGCATACACCAACGCCATGATCGCTCAGCGTCTGAGTGACGAGGCGGTCTGGGTCGCCGCTATACGGGACGGGATTCCGTTATCGCAGCACGATATCGTTTGCACCGAGGGTGGCGCCCAGCAAATGATCACCGACATTCTCTCCTTCAATCCCGGGGCGAGCATCATCGGCAACTGGCCGGGCGCGGTAAAGTCGCTCGAAGAAGCACTTACCGATCTAACGCCGAAGCAATGGGCAGAATCGCGCGTAAATCCGCCAAGAGCGAGGGCAGTGATTCGCAAGGTGTTCCTCGCGCTTATTATTGCCGCAGTGGCTGTCGCCGGGGTAATTAGCTATACCTCGTACCAAATGCTGATGAAGAATCGCACGCTCGAACAAAGCCGGCAATCGCTGATGCAATCGAAGGAGGAAAAGGAAAAAGAACAGGCTCGTCTCGAAAGCGCGTGGTTGGTCGATATAGGCAAGTCAATTGAGCGGCAAAGAGAGGATTTCAGAAAGGGCGTGCGGCCGAGTGATGCGATGTCGGCTCTCCGCACCATAGTCGCTCAATCAGCGCTACCGCGCAATGGCTGGAGTGCATCAAAAATTGAGTGCGAAGTGGGCGCTCAAAGCTGCACCATCAACTGGGTGCCATGGGCGCGGGCAGAAGGATCTGGCGGTAGCCCGGCATATGCGGCGCATCTTCCGGAAGCGCCAGCCGATATAGCGCAGCTGACAAAGGGAACGGTGCTAACCTCTGCGGCAATCGACTTGCAGCCGAGCCTGCTCAGTCTGGCTAGCAAGGAAGATGCATTAAGGGTGGCCTCATTTCAGTCGAGATTCGGATCTGAGCGTGGCTCCGTGCAATTCATGCAACAAAACACTGAGGTGAAAGCCACGCTGCCAAGTCCACCGCCAGGCTTGGAAAAAGCCACCAATGCTCCGAGCCCTCCAGTGTTGGGCTATATCACGGAATGGCAGGGCACATTTCCTCTCCATACGGCGTCAGCTGCGGCGAATTACCTGTCACAGTCCGGCGTACGCGTCAAAAAGGTCATGATCATGATGAGCGACAACGACGCCACAGTGTCCATGACAGGCCAGGTGCTGCTGTCATTAGCGAAGCAGGGGGATTGA